The following proteins are co-located in the Echinicola sp. 20G genome:
- a CDS encoding bifunctional alpha,alpha-trehalose-phosphate synthase (UDP-forming)/trehalose-phosphatase, producing the protein MGKTIIVSNRLPVSLRHKNGKFEFKPSAGGLATGLGSIYKEGENIWIGWPGNDVEDPEQRAEIIIELHELKMAPVFLTSEDIEQFYEGFSNETLWPAFHYFTQNINYDEEHWDAYVRVNEKFCDAILKKANPDDTIWVHDYQLLLLPQMLREKLPQATIAFFQHIPFPSYEVIRMLPWRHQILSGMCGADLIGFHTYDDMRHFLSAVGRIMGLSNESGYIQAENRLINVDSFPMGIDYEKFAQSAKSRKTKNIAKKFLGVLDEQKLLLSIDRLDYSKGIPQRIKAFDRFLEENPDYHGKVSMIMIVVPSRAKVKSYMELKEEIDTLVGRINSDYSTLNWVPIHYFYRSFPFEELSAFYSMSDIGLVTPLRDGMNLVCKEFVASKVNNKGVLILSEMAGASKELQDAILVNPNNNKGVSDAIKQALTMDEKEQKARILSMQDTIKRYDVFQWVKVFMDRLQHVKQKQFDLQSKEVDAEVMSELHGYFQEAKKPILFLDYDGTLVGFKSRPEDAFPDDELKQLITKLTKKSQVVVISGRDKETLGKWFKGQKVDLIAEHGVWLKKNGAKDWAPYAEVDNHWKPDIRSVMEYYVQRTPGAFIEEKHHSLVWHYRKVESGLGDLRMRELFSHLKYMARGHNLQVLEGNMVLEIKRPDINKGRAATTFMKGQEYDFILAIGDDWTDEDTFKAMPDGAYSIRVGYSYTQANYNIKGPREVRYLLNKLT; encoded by the coding sequence ATGGGAAAAACAATTATTGTGTCGAACAGGCTGCCTGTTAGTTTAAGGCATAAGAATGGAAAATTTGAATTTAAACCCAGCGCCGGAGGCCTCGCAACAGGCTTAGGGTCAATCTATAAGGAAGGAGAGAATATTTGGATAGGCTGGCCAGGAAATGACGTGGAAGATCCTGAGCAGAGAGCTGAAATAATCATTGAGCTTCATGAGTTGAAAATGGCTCCGGTATTCCTCACCAGTGAGGATATTGAGCAGTTTTATGAAGGTTTCAGCAATGAAACATTATGGCCCGCATTTCACTACTTTACCCAAAACATCAATTATGATGAGGAACATTGGGATGCTTATGTGCGGGTAAATGAAAAATTTTGTGATGCAATTTTGAAAAAGGCTAATCCTGATGATACCATATGGGTGCACGATTATCAATTGCTGCTTTTGCCCCAAATGTTAAGGGAGAAATTGCCACAAGCGACAATAGCATTTTTCCAACACATTCCTTTTCCTTCCTATGAGGTCATTAGGATGTTGCCTTGGAGGCACCAGATCCTTTCAGGGATGTGTGGAGCAGATTTGATTGGCTTCCATACCTATGACGATATGCGTCACTTTCTCAGTGCAGTGGGAAGGATCATGGGACTTTCCAATGAAAGCGGCTATATCCAGGCAGAAAACAGGTTGATCAATGTGGATTCCTTTCCAATGGGGATAGATTATGAGAAATTTGCTCAGTCAGCCAAATCCAGAAAGACTAAAAATATAGCGAAGAAATTCCTCGGTGTTTTGGATGAGCAGAAGCTACTGCTCTCGATTGATCGCTTGGACTATTCCAAAGGGATTCCGCAAAGGATCAAGGCATTTGATCGGTTTTTAGAAGAGAATCCCGATTATCATGGTAAAGTGTCCATGATCATGATAGTGGTTCCATCTCGGGCAAAGGTGAAATCTTACATGGAGCTCAAGGAAGAAATCGATACCCTGGTTGGTCGAATCAACAGTGATTACTCTACCCTCAACTGGGTTCCGATTCATTATTTCTACAGAAGTTTTCCGTTTGAAGAACTGAGTGCTTTTTACAGCATGTCCGATATTGGTTTGGTTACTCCTTTGCGTGATGGCATGAACTTGGTCTGCAAAGAGTTTGTCGCCAGTAAGGTCAACAACAAAGGGGTGCTGATATTGTCGGAGATGGCCGGTGCCAGTAAAGAGCTGCAGGATGCCATCTTGGTTAACCCTAATAATAACAAAGGGGTTTCTGATGCGATCAAGCAGGCATTGACCATGGATGAAAAAGAGCAAAAAGCCCGCATTTTGTCCATGCAGGACACCATTAAAAGGTATGATGTCTTTCAATGGGTAAAAGTATTCATGGACAGGCTTCAACATGTAAAGCAGAAACAATTTGATCTGCAATCCAAAGAAGTAGATGCGGAAGTGATGAGCGAGCTACATGGTTATTTTCAGGAGGCCAAGAAGCCAATATTGTTCCTGGACTATGACGGCACTTTAGTGGGCTTTAAAAGCAGGCCAGAAGACGCGTTCCCAGACGATGAATTAAAGCAGTTGATAACCAAGTTGACCAAAAAATCGCAGGTAGTAGTGATCAGTGGTAGAGACAAAGAAACCCTAGGGAAGTGGTTTAAAGGCCAAAAGGTAGACTTGATTGCTGAGCATGGAGTTTGGTTGAAGAAAAATGGAGCCAAAGACTGGGCACCATATGCTGAGGTGGATAATCACTGGAAACCAGATATCCGCTCTGTCATGGAATATTATGTTCAACGTACTCCGGGAGCTTTTATAGAGGAAAAACACCATTCGTTGGTTTGGCATTATAGAAAAGTGGAAAGCGGATTGGGAGACTTGAGGATGCGGGAGCTTTTCAGTCACCTCAAATACATGGCCAGAGGGCATAACCTACAAGTATTGGAAGGGAACATGGTTTTGGAAATCAAACGCCCTGATATCAATAAAGGGCGTGCAGCCACCACTTTTATGAAGGGTCAAGAGTATGATTTTATTTTGGCCATTGGTGATGATTGGACTGATGAAGATACATTTAAGGCAATGCCTGATGGTGCTTACAGCATTCGAGTAGGGTATAGCTACACCCAAGCCAATTACAATATCAAGGGGCCACGTGAAGTAAGGTATTTGCTGAATAAACTAACCTGA
- a CDS encoding AAA family ATPase produces the protein MKDASLISNYISPSNKKLISQLNGYAENILSGKDENLCGILLKGPIGTGKTYLVEQFLHQNRPNYLVLDLKHNQQQSNIPYVGFKMGIADFLRKIYKQMDKTAFSEFSKELKIQLGAHLPLLFDYIPELSLLAGKSPEPNASPVPKVENQLYTLFRIFFEFLSDFFQKPVLIFSDDLQWADGSGVNLLYYLILHLPSHKFLWIGASRESAENMFRVNQLIESLNYDKKHLEIVSLKGLDQNQTEYFLEEILGNNTTQELTQICHELSEGTPSYLQVLVDSLKNAGLIYFEDQHWKGKLEKIKQQYQGRDSQNILWAKLEKLSEPSLQMLSIVSCMGNFKNDILLALFTQSEHSLEQAIQEALDAGLIELHENTFRFAETHIGEVIYEGIPLDQKKEIHYRIGNQIISESTGNINPTQIVIAAQHFNQALELVKQNEDSLKCAELNLEAGKIQQKDQAYEQARHFLKTSADLFGGLPREMVKDRIWETFMERAKVEYHLGEYDLAEIHLDNLLERLLDPIKRAETFILKITINNHLGRYRKVVTILREILSELGLNLPYDELAFQLEIDRLSQLINQTDLKDSPAIINTPPSIQNVILRLLYVGGMALHHTSDIMMTWAALQIIYRSKGSQEPGVKAIGYVSYGRMSIISGHIKKGYELGIQGLQVNQELNDLQYRCRVYGVFAFYIQPWKKEFKASTSLLHEGMKAGRASGDLIGLYILKTHLFNLHLIAGQPIKALLDFEFEESYPGMELTYYITHYQKSLIKYLTGDSPFFSIPRQQPSWLAAKLTIQEERFYRNHVWARFYFMFGHFEHSLRCAREAHQNRKLQEGSPLVPANLTLLFLSISQSWSPKDDESRHNLLEELQSILNLMDQWQTHAPDNYKSTYLLMQAEWSRINNFPHSVIKENFLQAIGSAKGNFYESALSHELYAKFWLELSDLVNGKSQLEKAILAYRNWEGVTKANQIIQQYQFLFQDDSFPPITPDVETLLRELSGDLESQPLTQKLMVMLLRISGSTQTAIEWIENNGEVIEEAKISLLPRNGILNENHLVPSGLMLMAHRSQSSLIINDLEKENSFSEINTLRKQGVQSMMILPININGYLSMVVYLENSFVKNLYQDQLIKWIRIVANQGGMIIENARTHEKTLRLNEEIRKEMEEKQRLSSLIEAQKNNHLKDLIQTQEDERKRIAGDLHDSLGSLLSTIKMRFNRIQEDLSADTPQLLYRETMDKMDEAIDEVRRIAHNMSPVSLRRFGLASALQTLVEQVNLGGKLECHLQILGLEERLPEQIELTIYRICQELVHNTVKHAHASNLYLQLINHEDSLNITVEDNGLGMDKEKVATGLGLHGIEAKVQMLSGQFDIESQPGKGFFAVIDIPINTP, from the coding sequence ATGAAAGACGCTTCCCTAATATCAAATTATATTTCTCCCAGTAATAAAAAACTCATCTCTCAGCTGAATGGATACGCTGAAAATATCCTATCTGGAAAAGATGAGAACCTATGCGGCATTCTCTTGAAAGGCCCTATAGGTACTGGTAAAACCTACCTTGTGGAGCAGTTTCTCCATCAAAACAGGCCCAATTACCTAGTATTGGATTTAAAGCATAACCAGCAACAAAGTAACATCCCATACGTCGGCTTTAAAATGGGCATTGCAGATTTTCTCAGGAAAATCTACAAGCAAATGGACAAGACTGCCTTTTCTGAATTCTCCAAAGAATTGAAAATACAGCTCGGGGCACACTTGCCCTTGCTTTTTGACTATATCCCAGAACTGAGCCTTCTGGCTGGAAAATCTCCGGAACCAAACGCTTCACCAGTTCCAAAGGTTGAAAACCAGCTCTATACCCTTTTTAGAATATTCTTTGAATTTCTAAGTGACTTCTTTCAAAAGCCTGTATTGATTTTCAGTGATGACCTGCAATGGGCTGATGGTTCAGGAGTGAATCTTCTTTACTATTTGATCCTTCACCTTCCTTCCCATAAGTTTTTGTGGATAGGAGCGAGTAGGGAATCCGCTGAAAACATGTTTCGGGTCAATCAATTGATTGAGTCTCTCAACTATGACAAGAAGCATTTGGAGATCGTTTCTTTAAAAGGCCTTGATCAAAATCAAACGGAGTATTTCTTAGAAGAAATCCTTGGTAACAATACTACTCAGGAGCTGACCCAAATTTGTCACGAGTTAAGCGAAGGAACCCCCTCCTACTTACAGGTGCTGGTGGACAGTCTAAAAAATGCCGGTTTAATTTACTTTGAAGATCAGCATTGGAAGGGAAAGCTGGAAAAGATCAAACAGCAATACCAAGGCCGAGATTCCCAGAACATACTCTGGGCCAAACTGGAAAAGCTTTCAGAACCAAGTTTACAGATGCTCTCTATTGTGTCATGTATGGGGAATTTCAAAAATGACATCTTACTTGCCCTTTTCACTCAAAGCGAGCACAGTCTAGAACAAGCCATTCAGGAAGCATTGGATGCAGGATTGATCGAACTTCATGAAAACACCTTCCGATTTGCAGAAACCCATATTGGTGAGGTGATTTATGAAGGCATCCCTTTAGACCAAAAAAAGGAAATCCATTATCGAATAGGTAATCAAATCATTTCAGAATCAACCGGTAATATCAATCCTACACAAATAGTTATCGCTGCCCAGCATTTCAATCAGGCGCTCGAATTGGTCAAACAAAATGAAGACAGCCTGAAATGCGCAGAACTTAACCTTGAAGCCGGAAAAATCCAGCAAAAAGACCAAGCCTATGAGCAGGCCAGACATTTTCTAAAAACAAGTGCAGATCTCTTTGGTGGACTTCCCCGAGAAATGGTCAAAGACCGCATTTGGGAAACTTTTATGGAGCGGGCAAAGGTCGAATACCATTTAGGAGAGTACGACCTGGCTGAAATTCATCTGGACAACCTTCTGGAAAGGCTACTTGATCCCATTAAAAGAGCCGAAACCTTTATTCTTAAAATCACCATTAATAACCATTTAGGAAGATACAGAAAAGTCGTCACTATCCTCCGGGAAATCCTTTCTGAGTTGGGGCTAAACTTGCCATATGATGAGCTCGCCTTCCAATTGGAAATTGACCGATTATCGCAACTGATCAATCAAACGGACTTAAAGGATTCTCCTGCGATTATCAATACTCCACCCAGCATCCAAAACGTCATACTTAGACTCTTATATGTAGGAGGAATGGCACTGCATCATACTTCAGACATTATGATGACTTGGGCTGCACTACAAATCATTTACCGTTCCAAGGGCAGCCAAGAGCCTGGCGTAAAAGCAATTGGCTATGTGAGTTACGGTAGAATGAGCATTATCTCTGGCCATATCAAAAAAGGCTATGAATTAGGTATTCAAGGCCTTCAAGTCAATCAAGAGCTCAATGACCTTCAATATCGATGTAGGGTTTATGGGGTTTTCGCCTTTTATATCCAACCTTGGAAAAAAGAATTCAAAGCCAGTACATCACTACTTCATGAAGGCATGAAAGCAGGAAGGGCATCCGGTGATTTAATTGGCCTATACATTCTGAAAACCCACCTTTTCAACCTGCATTTGATTGCTGGACAACCTATCAAAGCCTTGCTGGATTTTGAATTTGAAGAGTCTTATCCGGGGATGGAATTGACTTACTATATTACTCATTACCAAAAAAGTCTCATTAAATACTTAACTGGAGATAGTCCATTTTTCTCCATACCCAGACAACAGCCAAGCTGGCTTGCAGCCAAACTCACTATTCAGGAAGAAAGATTTTACAGAAATCATGTTTGGGCCAGGTTTTATTTCATGTTTGGTCATTTTGAACACTCCTTAAGATGTGCCCGGGAAGCCCATCAAAACAGAAAATTGCAAGAAGGATCTCCCTTGGTTCCTGCTAATTTGACCCTGCTCTTTTTATCTATCAGTCAAAGTTGGAGCCCAAAGGATGATGAATCTCGACATAATTTACTTGAAGAGCTTCAATCAATTTTAAACTTGATGGATCAATGGCAAACGCACGCTCCTGACAACTATAAATCCACCTATCTGCTAATGCAAGCAGAATGGTCCAGGATTAATAATTTTCCCCATAGTGTTATCAAGGAGAATTTCCTCCAAGCCATTGGATCTGCGAAAGGTAATTTCTATGAAAGTGCGCTATCTCATGAACTTTATGCCAAATTTTGGCTTGAACTAAGTGATTTAGTCAACGGTAAATCACAGCTAGAAAAGGCTATATTGGCCTATAGGAATTGGGAAGGGGTAACTAAGGCCAACCAGATCATCCAGCAATATCAATTTCTTTTTCAGGATGACTCTTTCCCTCCCATCACTCCGGATGTAGAGACTTTATTAAGGGAATTAAGTGGTGATCTGGAATCCCAGCCGCTTACCCAAAAATTGATGGTCATGCTCTTGCGGATTTCCGGATCAACCCAAACGGCCATTGAGTGGATTGAAAACAATGGAGAAGTCATTGAAGAAGCTAAAATCTCTCTACTTCCCAGAAATGGTATATTGAATGAAAACCACCTTGTTCCTTCAGGGCTGATGCTAATGGCCCATAGGTCCCAATCTTCTTTAATCATCAATGACCTAGAAAAGGAAAACAGTTTTTCCGAAATAAACACACTGAGAAAACAAGGTGTGCAATCCATGATGATACTCCCCATCAATATCAATGGCTATTTATCGATGGTTGTTTATTTGGAAAACAGTTTTGTCAAAAACCTGTACCAGGACCAATTGATCAAATGGATCAGGATCGTAGCCAATCAAGGAGGGATGATCATCGAAAATGCCCGGACACATGAAAAAACCCTCCGGTTGAATGAGGAAATCCGAAAGGAAATGGAGGAAAAGCAAAGGTTATCTTCCCTGATAGAAGCGCAAAAAAACAACCACCTCAAAGACCTTATCCAAACCCAAGAGGATGAAAGAAAGCGGATTGCCGGTGACCTTCACGATAGTTTAGGTTCATTACTGTCTACCATTAAAATGCGTTTTAATCGTATCCAGGAGGACCTTTCTGCTGACACTCCCCAATTGCTTTATAGAGAAACCATGGACAAAATGGACGAGGCTATTGATGAGGTGAGAAGGATAGCGCATAATATGTCTCCAGTTTCCCTCAGGAGGTTTGGCTTAGCATCTGCCTTGCAGACACTTGTGGAGCAGGTCAATTTAGGAGGAAAATTGGAATGTCATTTACAAATTTTAGGCTTGGAAGAACGGCTTCCAGAGCAAATAGAACTCACCATTTATCGGATCTGCCAAGAGTTGGTTCACAACACCGTCAAGCATGCACATGCCAGCAACCTCTATTTGCAACTGATCAACCACGAAGACAGCTTGAACATTACTGTTGAGGACAATGGACTAGGTATGGATAAAGAAAAAGTAGCCACCGGCCTTGGTCTTCATGGTATCGAAGCCAAGGTTCAAATGCTCAGTGGCCAATTCGATATAGAAAGTCAACCAGGCAAAGGCTTCTTTGCCGTCATCGATATTCCTATCAATACGCCATAA
- a CDS encoding 6-bladed beta-propeller, which translates to MKYNVILLLVSSVFLFQCQQETKTEQDIPVIVIDHDDKEELSLEDFAGDYREIPLEMTERSIIQYINDIAVSDEHLYIVDVKNGVLQFNKEGEFIKVIGKKAEEGPETYVQPTSIAFDEEEKAVIIVDTYRFKLYKFNLDGRLIGESEKLPAAPIFVKTSKEGYWMISEQYTGIGNKKYELGAEVYRTDSDFKLIDNFSADHLELEGKWGAPRSQPSLLFYSAYDSLNYFYNPILLPSRAYVGKFDRDTLYQVQEERLLPKVRFEFSREIWDGEKKIFHLRNVMAYKQYYLVSYEYRSTPYLYIYNRSTKEGKVIQEGLSVSGLDEKYLPFSKSNGQMYLIVQRPPKPGEAEPNPSIFLF; encoded by the coding sequence ATGAAATATAATGTAATCTTACTTTTAGTATCCTCGGTATTTTTATTTCAATGTCAACAGGAAACAAAAACAGAACAGGATATCCCTGTAATCGTCATTGATCATGATGATAAAGAAGAGCTGTCTCTGGAAGACTTTGCCGGTGATTACCGGGAAATTCCTTTGGAAATGACCGAAAGGAGCATTATTCAATACATCAATGATATTGCTGTATCCGATGAGCATCTTTATATTGTTGATGTCAAAAATGGCGTTTTGCAGTTCAATAAAGAAGGGGAGTTTATAAAAGTCATTGGTAAAAAGGCTGAAGAAGGCCCGGAGACATATGTGCAACCGACTTCTATAGCTTTTGATGAGGAAGAAAAGGCTGTAATAATTGTGGATACTTATCGCTTCAAACTATACAAATTCAACCTGGATGGAAGGCTGATTGGTGAGTCGGAAAAATTACCTGCTGCTCCAATTTTTGTTAAAACGTCGAAGGAAGGTTATTGGATGATATCAGAACAGTACACAGGTATTGGAAATAAAAAATATGAATTAGGTGCTGAAGTTTATAGAACCGATAGTGATTTTAAGCTGATTGATAACTTTTCTGCTGACCATCTAGAATTGGAAGGTAAATGGGGTGCTCCAAGGAGTCAGCCCTCTCTCCTTTTTTATTCGGCATACGATTCTCTCAATTATTTTTATAATCCTATTTTACTCCCTTCTCGTGCCTATGTTGGGAAATTTGACCGTGATACCTTGTACCAAGTACAAGAAGAAAGGCTTCTACCAAAAGTAAGGTTTGAGTTCTCCAGAGAGATTTGGGATGGAGAAAAGAAAATTTTCCACCTTAGAAATGTAATGGCTTATAAGCAATATTATCTGGTCAGTTATGAATATCGGAGCACTCCCTACTTGTATATTTATAATAGGTCCACGAAGGAAGGTAAAGTGATACAGGAGGGATTGTCCGTGTCTGGTCTGGATGAAAAATACCTACCTTTCTCAAAATCCAATGGCCAAATGTACTTGATTGTTCAAAGGCCACCGAAACCCGGTGAGGCAGAACCCAATCCTTCAATCTTTCTCTTTTGA
- a CDS encoding sodium:solute symporter: protein MSQSLVFIVITSYFLLLLLISYLTSRKTDELTFYTANRQSPWYLVAFGMVGASLSGVTFISVPGEVGNSSWNYLQFVMGNMVGYAVIAIILIPLFYKLRLISIYEYLKSRFGPKAYVSGSVIFLVSQTIGASFRLFLAATVLQIAFFDAFNIPFFVTVFTTALLIWLYTYKGGIKTIVWTDTLQTTFLLLAVIISIIIISQQLELNAGELFGVIKENPLSTVFEWDPLSSKNFFKMFLAGVFITITMNGLDQNVMQKNLTCKNQKEAQKNIFWFSVSFFISNLFFLSLGVLLYYFATKNGISIPESTDELYPILALNHFGVLAGVTFLLGIIAAAFSSADSALTALTTSFCVDILNLPSKKRKNQKSTRLGVHIGFTFLIFVIIVLFDLLNNSSVVSAVFKAAGFTYGPLLGLFAFGLTTNLKVKDQWVPWVCIAAPIISYILDSYSSAWFGGYQFGFEILLVNGALTFLGLLLLVRKQK, encoded by the coding sequence ATGAGTCAAAGTCTGGTCTTTATAGTAATCACCTCCTACTTTCTTCTCTTACTTTTGATCAGTTACCTGACCTCTAGAAAGACCGATGAATTGACTTTTTACACCGCCAACCGCCAGTCTCCGTGGTACTTGGTAGCATTTGGGATGGTCGGTGCTTCCCTATCAGGAGTGACTTTCATTTCTGTCCCAGGGGAAGTGGGTAATTCCTCTTGGAACTACCTGCAGTTTGTAATGGGCAATATGGTGGGATATGCCGTCATTGCAATCATTTTAATCCCTTTGTTCTACAAGCTTAGACTTATTTCCATTTATGAATACCTCAAAAGCCGTTTTGGTCCAAAAGCCTATGTTTCTGGATCAGTAATCTTTCTGGTCTCCCAGACCATAGGGGCTTCTTTTAGGCTTTTTTTAGCAGCTACTGTATTACAAATTGCTTTTTTTGATGCTTTCAATATTCCTTTTTTCGTCACCGTCTTTACCACAGCCTTATTGATTTGGCTTTACACTTACAAAGGGGGCATCAAAACCATTGTCTGGACAGACACCTTGCAAACCACCTTTTTATTATTGGCGGTCATCATCAGCATCATCATCATTAGTCAACAATTGGAATTAAATGCCGGAGAACTCTTTGGAGTAATCAAAGAAAACCCACTTTCTACCGTCTTTGAGTGGGATCCTCTTTCCAGCAAAAACTTCTTTAAAATGTTCTTGGCGGGGGTATTCATTACCATCACGATGAATGGTCTGGATCAAAACGTCATGCAAAAAAACCTGACCTGCAAGAATCAAAAAGAAGCCCAGAAAAACATCTTTTGGTTCTCTGTCAGCTTTTTTATTTCCAATCTGTTTTTCCTTTCACTGGGTGTTTTACTTTATTATTTTGCTACTAAAAATGGAATCAGCATACCTGAAAGCACCGATGAGCTTTATCCGATTTTGGCTTTGAATCACTTTGGGGTTTTAGCTGGAGTCACTTTCCTTTTGGGAATTATTGCGGCAGCATTTTCAAGCGCTGATTCTGCCCTAACTGCACTCACCACATCCTTTTGTGTGGATATTTTGAACCTTCCCTCCAAAAAGAGAAAAAACCAAAAATCAACTCGATTAGGGGTTCACATTGGCTTTACCTTTCTCATCTTTGTTATCATCGTCCTCTTCGACCTGCTTAACAATAGCAGCGTGGTAAGCGCAGTATTTAAAGCTGCTGGGTTTACCTACGGCCCTCTACTGGGACTATTTGCTTTTGGTCTGACAACTAACTTAAAGGTAAAAGACCAATGGGTGCCTTGGGTCTGCATTGCTGCCCCTATCATCAGCTATATTTTAGATAGCTATTCTAGTGCATGGTTTGGAGGATACCAATTTGGATTTGAAATCTTATTGGTAAATGGTGCTTTGACTTTTCTTGGTCTACTTCTGTTAGTACGAAAACAGAAGTAA
- a CDS encoding glycoside hydrolase family 10 protein has protein sequence MLHFPKILISLIILFLGISQTVICQDSPKRELRAAWIATVENIDWPSQKGLPAAQQQAEYVALLDTLKAAGMNAVIMQIRPTADAFYPSSYEPWSAYLTGKQGEAPSPYYNPLEFMINEARKRGMEFHGWFNPYRASNNKDFIPSADHPLVQHPEWFVQYGGKWYYDPGIPAAQEFVLQSIIEVVKHYDMDAVHFDDYFYPYKIANEAFPDSSSYANFGKRFDDLEDWRRNNVDYFVEELSKRIKAEKPLMKFGISPFGVWRNQDKDPLGSATRAGQTNYDDLYADVLKWLREGWIDYVTPQIYWHIGFELAEYKTLVKWWAENSYGRHVYIGQGVYRVGQKGWEDKNEVVNQIQYNRTFPEVKGSMFFSAKTIAGNKENVNSQLAKAYPNPALPPEMPWIDQQAPQSVQTVKAKGSPERGITLNWEANLDGDASYFVIYRFEEDEKVDTSNPNKIYGTVQKGPYALQEWKDNLVNKRSSYTYCITAVDRLHNESAPSRPIKIVTKGKRKIIKTQ, from the coding sequence ATGCTTCATTTTCCCAAAATCCTTATTTCCTTAATCATTCTATTTTTAGGCATTAGCCAAACCGTGATCTGCCAAGACTCTCCCAAAAGAGAACTTCGGGCCGCATGGATCGCTACAGTAGAAAACATTGACTGGCCTAGCCAAAAGGGTTTGCCCGCAGCCCAGCAACAAGCAGAATATGTAGCATTGTTGGATACGCTTAAGGCTGCTGGAATGAATGCAGTGATCATGCAGATTAGGCCTACGGCGGATGCCTTCTATCCTTCCAGCTATGAGCCTTGGTCAGCCTACCTTACAGGTAAGCAGGGGGAAGCTCCTTCTCCTTATTACAACCCACTGGAATTTATGATCAATGAAGCCAGAAAAAGAGGAATGGAGTTTCACGGTTGGTTCAATCCCTATAGGGCATCCAATAACAAAGATTTTATTCCTTCGGCTGATCATCCCCTTGTCCAACACCCTGAATGGTTTGTACAGTATGGCGGCAAATGGTATTACGATCCGGGAATTCCAGCTGCCCAAGAGTTTGTGTTACAGTCTATCATTGAAGTAGTTAAACACTATGATATGGATGCGGTGCACTTTGATGATTATTTTTACCCCTACAAAATTGCCAATGAAGCATTTCCAGATAGTAGCTCCTATGCCAACTTCGGAAAGCGATTTGATGACCTGGAAGATTGGAGAAGGAACAATGTAGATTATTTTGTAGAAGAGCTTTCCAAAAGAATCAAAGCAGAAAAACCATTGATGAAATTTGGGATCAGTCCATTTGGAGTCTGGAGAAACCAAGACAAAGACCCCTTGGGATCAGCTACCCGAGCGGGCCAAACCAATTATGATGACCTGTATGCCGATGTACTCAAATGGTTAAGAGAAGGATGGATAGATTATGTCACCCCACAAATATATTGGCATATTGGATTTGAATTGGCGGAATACAAAACTTTGGTAAAATGGTGGGCGGAAAACAGCTATGGACGCCATGTCTATATTGGCCAAGGAGTTTATAGAGTAGGACAAAAAGGCTGGGAAGACAAAAATGAAGTGGTGAATCAAATCCAATATAATAGAACCTTTCCCGAAGTCAAGGGTAGCATGTTTTTCAGTGCTAAAACCATAGCAGGAAACAAAGAAAATGTCAATTCACAATTGGCCAAAGCCTATCCAAACCCAGCGCTTCCACCAGAAATGCCTTGGATCGACCAGCAAGCCCCACAATCCGTTCAAACAGTTAAGGCAAAAGGAAGTCCTGAGCGTGGCATTACGCTTAATTGGGAAGCAAACCTTGATGGAGATGCTTCCTATTTTGTAATTTACAGATTCGAAGAGGACGAAAAAGTGGACACTTCAAATCCCAATAAGATTTATGGTACAGTGCAAAAAGGGCCTTATGCTTTGCAAGAATGGAAGGATAATCTGGTAAATAAGCGCAGTAGCTACACTTACTGCATTACAGCAGTAGATCGACTTCATAATGAAAGTGCACCTTCCCGTCCCATTAAGATTGTCACTAAAGGAAAAAGAAAAATTATCAAAACCCAGTAA